The following coding sequences lie in one Rutidosis leptorrhynchoides isolate AG116_Rl617_1_P2 chromosome 4, CSIRO_AGI_Rlap_v1, whole genome shotgun sequence genomic window:
- the LOC139839753 gene encoding protein ENHANCED DISEASE RESISTANCE 2-like, with product MCPTNHKNKPTDWRHETINGGSLKHVNLETGSNGWASPPGDLFSLRSRNYFTKKTKSPSGPYLLQPAGVDWLRSSSKLDHVLSRADNRIINALRKHDAKKTFILAVNLQVPGRDHHSAVFYFATDEPVQPGSLLYRFINGDDAFRNQRFKIVNRIVKGPWIVKATVGNYSACLLGKALNCYYYNGPNYLEIDVDIGSSKIATAILKLALGCVTAVTIDMGFVVEAQEEEDLPERLFGAVRVCQMEMSSATFVDSVNSVSTNVMPSKVVVAGGHGNRVQASDLQDDDDDDDDK from the coding sequence ATGTGTCCAACAAATCACAAAAACAAACCAACAGACTGGCGTCATGAAACTATCAACGGTGGATCACTCAAACACGTCAACCTTGAAACCGGATCCAACGGTTGGGCTTCACCTCCCGGCGACCTCTTCTCTCTCCGGAGCCGCAACTACTTCACCAAGAAAACCAAATCACCGTCCGGTCCCTACCTCCTCCAACCCGCCGGTGTCGACTGGCTCCGGTCCAGCTcgaaactcgatcacgtcctctcaCGCGCCGACAATCGGATAATCAACGCCCTCCGTAAACACGACGCTAAAAAAACTTTTATACTCGCCGTTAATTTACAGGTTCCAGGTAGAGATCATCATAGCGCGGTTTTTTATTTCGCGACTGATGAACCGGTTCAACCTGGTTCGTTACTGTACCGGTTTATTAACGGCGATGATGCGTTTCGTAACCAGCGGTTTAAAATTGTGAACCGGATTGTGAAAGGACCGTGGATTGTTAAAGCAACAGTTGGTAATTATTCAGCTTGTTTATTAGGGAAAGcattaaattgttattattataatggaCCTAATTATTTAGAAATTGATGTTGATATTGGTAGCTCGAAAATTGCTACTGCGATTTTGAAATTGGCGTTAGGTTGTGTAACTGCTGTAACAATTGATATGGGATTTGTAGTTGAAGCTCAAGAGGAAGAGGATTTGCCTGAAAGGCTGTTTGGTGCAGTTAGGGTTTGTCAAATGGAAATGTCATCTGCTACTTTCGTTGATTCGGTTAATTCGGTTAGTACGAATGTGATGCCGAGTAAGGTAGTGGTGGCTGGTGGCCATGGGAATCGAGTGCAAGCTTCCGATTtacaggatgatgatgatgatgatgatgataagtga